TAGTAATAGACGGTGTTCCCGCTGGTCTTCCGTTATCTGTAGAAGATATTAGCTTTGAATTAAGTTTTAGGAAACCTGGTAGATTATACGTGTCTGGTAGAAGAGAAAAAGATGAACCAGAGATATTAAGTGGGATTTTTAATGGCAGGACAACTGGAGCTCCTATAACAGTAATAGTGAGAAATACTGACGTGATGTCAAGTCTTTATGAAGAAGTTAGATACAAACCTAGGCCAGGACATGCGGATTTACCTTATATAATGAAATATGGATATGAGAATTGGGATTATAGAGGTGGAGGTAGGGCAAGTGCAAGAGAAACTGTAGGTAGAGTTGTTGCAGGGGCAGTAGCGAAAAAATTACTAATGTTAACCGATACATGGATAGCCGCTCATCTGAGGAGTTTAGGGCCAGAAGAATTAACAGAAGAAGTGTCATTTGAGGAGGTTTTATGTTCAAAATATAGTCCAGTTAGGGCTAGTAAAAAAAGTATTGAGGAAAAATTTGAGGCTTTAGTGAAGAGTGCATTGCAAGAAGGGGATAGTTATGGTGGAATAGTTGAGGCAATTGTTAAAAATCCCCCAATAGGGTTAGGGGATCCAGTTTTTGATAAAATAAAAGCAGATTTAGCTAAAGCCATAATGTCAATTCCTGCTGTGGTAGGTTTCGAGTACGGTCTAGGGTTTAAAATGAGTAAAATGAGGGGCAGTGAGGCTAATGATGAGATTATAAAGAAAGACGGAAAACTGGGTTGGAGATATAATTATGCAGGCGGAATATTGGGAGGACTAACTAATGGTGAGAATATAATAATAAGATGTGCATTTAAGCCTACTAGTTCAATTAGAAAGCCTCAAAAAACAATAGATCTAAGAAATCTTCAAGAGACTAC
The genomic region above belongs to Saccharolobus caldissimus and contains:
- the aroC gene encoding chorismate synthase, with protein sequence MPGNSFGKLFKITTFGESHGPAVGVVIDGVPAGLPLSVEDISFELSFRKPGRLYVSGRREKDEPEILSGIFNGRTTGAPITVIVRNTDVMSSLYEEVRYKPRPGHADLPYIMKYGYENWDYRGGGRASARETVGRVVAGAVAKKLLMLTDTWIAAHLRSLGPEELTEEVSFEEVLCSKYSPVRASKKSIEEKFEALVKSALQEGDSYGGIVEAIVKNPPIGLGDPVFDKIKADLAKAIMSIPAVVGFEYGLGFKMSKMRGSEANDEIIKKDGKLGWRYNYAGGILGGLTNGENIIIRCAFKPTSSIRKPQKTIDLRNLQETTISVIGRHDPAVAIRGVAVVEAMVALTLVDHAMRSDIIPKVKLKEDDVNLIQERWKRYVNACKPMEGSR